The Acidipropionibacterium virtanenii DNA segment GCCTGCCGGCGTGGTGCAACAGCTCGTCGGCAGGATGCACGATGACCGCGTCCTGCCAGCGTGCAGCGAATGCACGAAGGGCGGTCGCGTGCTCCTCGCAGGTGAGGCGCCCCATCCGCATCGCCATTGCGAGCGCCGCACGGGTCTCGACACAGGCGAGCGAGGTCGTGACGACGAGATCGACGGCGTCCCATGCGCGTGCGCAGCGATCGGTGGCCGTCTCGGCGACCATGAGGGGGACGAGGGCCGAGGTGTCGAAGTAGCCGACGGTCATGGGGCTATCGACGTTGCTCGGCGATCAAGTCGCTGACCGGGCCGCTCGCCGTGGTCGGCTCGGGATAGGCACGTTTCCGGGGGTGATTCGGCACGGTTGCGATTCCTTCGCGGATCAGGCGGTCCAGCCCCGATTCGTGATCGATCGGCACGATCCGTGCCACGGGCCTGCCATGATCGGTCACGACGATCTCTCCGCCTTCGCGTACTGCGGCGAGGTGGCGGCTGATACCGTCCCGAAGCTCGCGGATGCCGACGGTGGCCACATTCATGGCTCAATTATAGCCACATGATGCCGGCGCCGCTCCGGAGGAGTGACCGCGGCGTCTCACCGATATGGTGGGAGTCATGTGTGCCAACATTCTCGCCGCCGTCGCGTGGCCCTACGCCAACGGGCCCCGACACATCGGTCATGTGTCCGGATTCGGTGTCCCCTCCGACGTCTTCGCCCGGTTCATGCGAATGTCGGGCCACGACGTCCTGATGGTCTCCGGCTCGGACTGCCACGGCACCGCCATCTCGGTGAAGGCCGACCAGGAGGGCCTGAGCGCCCAGGAGTGTGCCGAGAAGTACCACCGGATCATCGCCTCCGACCTCCAGGGACTGGGCCTGTCCTACGACCTGTACACCCACACGATGACCGACAACCACGCCCAGGTGGTCCAGGAGATGTTTCGCACCCTGTACCGCAACGGGTACCTGGTGAAGAAGGCCGAGATGGGGGCCTTCGAGCCGTCGACCGGGCGCACCCTGCCCGACCGCTACATCGAGGGCACCTGCCCGCACTGCGGCTACGACGACGCCCGGGGCGATCAGTGCGACAACTGCGGCCGCCAGCTCGACCCGGCCGATCTCATCAACCCGCGCTCCAAGACCACCGGGGCCGCCCCGGACTTCCGCGAGACCGAGCACTTCTTCCTCGACCTGCCCGAGCTGGCTCACGCCCTCACCGAGTGGATCGACACCCGCAGCGACTGGCGGCCCAATGTGCTGAAGTTCTCCCACAACCTGCTGGAGGAGCTGCGCCCCCGGGCCATCACCCGCGACCTGGACTGGGGCATCCCGGTGCCCGTGGAGGGCTGGGAGTCCGACCACATGAAGAGCATCTACGTGTGGTTCGACGCCGTCATCGGATATCTCTCAGCCTCCATCGAGTGGGCCCGGCGCTCCGGAGATCCGGACGCCTGGAAGGCCTTCTGGACCGGCGGGGACGAGAAGTCGTACTACTTCATGGGCAAGGACAACATCGTCTTCCACTCGGTGATCTGGCCCGGGATCCTGCTCGGCGTCAACGGCCAGGGGGCCAAGGACGGTCGGCCCTCGCAGCAGCTGGGCACCCTGGACCTGCCCACCGAGGTGGTCTCCAGCGAGTTCCTCACCATGAGCGGCTCCAAGGTCTCGAACTCCCGCGGTGCGACGATCTTCGTCGGGGATTTCCTGCGCGATTTCGGCCCCGATGCGCTGCGCTACTTCATTGCGGTGGCCGGCCCGGAGAACCAGGACACCGACTTCACCTGGGACGAGTTCGTTCGCAGGGTGAACTTCGAACTGGCCAACGAGTGGGGAAATCTGGTCAACCGGTCAGTCTCGATGGCCCACAAGAACTGCGGTCAGATTCCGACGGCCGGCCAGCTCACCGACGCCGACCGTGAGCTGCTGGACGCCTCCCGGTCCGCCTTCGACACCGTCGGGGAGTACCTCGAACGGGCCCGGTTCAAGGCCGCCATCACCGAGGCGATGCGGATCGTCGGGCTGGCCAACGCCTACATCAGCGCCCAGGAGCCGTGGAAGCTCAAGAACGACCCGGCCCGCCGCGACACCGTGCTGCACGTCGCCCTTCAGGTGGTCAGCGACTGCAACACCCTGCTCACACCGTTCATGCCGCATGCGGCGCAGAAGGTGTACGAGGCGATGGGGGGCCAGGGCGTGTGGGCGGCCCAGCCCGAGATGGTGGAGGTGAGCGAGAACGGCCGCAGCTATCCGGTGCTGCAGGGCGACTACACCGCCGAGAAGGCGCACTGGGCCTGCGAGCCGATCGCCGTGGGCACCCCGTTGTCCAAGCCGTCCCCGATCTTCCGCAAGCTCGACGCGAAGCTGGCCGAGACCGGCCCAGAGTGGGCGCCGATCGCCCACGACTGACCTTCCGGCGGTTCGCGGATCAGGAGCGGGAGCCGACCTGCTCCAGCAGCTCGCCGATGTCGGCCCTGGCCCGCCTCATCCCGCAGGGTTGGAATCCGAGCGCCACGGCACGGTTGCGGATCGCGGTCTCGGAACGGCGCAGGGCCAGGCCGCGACGCACCAGGACGGCCGGGGCCTTGCGGTGCTGATGGAGGTCGCGCCGCAGGCGCCTGACGAAGTTGACGTCACGGCTGCGGTCCAGCCAGATCGGCAGCACCCTCAGGCCGGCGCGCCGGCAGGGCTCCAACAGGTCTGGGGCGAAGATCCCCTCGGCCAGGATGACCGGTGACCCGTCCGTGATCACCGGCCTGGTGCCCTCGGCCCGTGAGGTCGACAGGTTGTACCGAGGGGTCCGGGCGCTGCCGTGCTCCACCAGGGAGCACAGCGCGGTGACCGCGGCGTCCAGACTCCAGGAGGCGATGTCGTCCCAGTCGACCATCGAGCGGATCACCGGCAGCCCGGGATCGTCACCGTCGCGGTAGAAGTCGTCGAGCCGCAGCTGGGGGACGCCGAGCTGGCGGGTGAGACGGGACTTGCCGGAGCCGGAGGGACCTGCGAGCAGGACAACGGTGCATGCCACGGGAGGAGATTGTATCCGTGCCTCCCGTGGCCGGAGGTCACCAGCCGCCGCCGCCCCCTCCGCCGAAGCCGCCCCCGCCGGAGAACCCGGATCCCGAGGAGCTGGTGGACGACGTCGCGGCCGACTCCATCGAGGAACTCATCGCCGACGTCATGTCGCTCATCGAGGAGGCGAAACCGGCCGCGAAGCCCATGTTGAAGGCGTTGATGTCTCCGCCGTACCAGCCGTAGTAGCCGGTGTAGCGGCCGCTGGCCTGCAGGTCGGCGAAGATCTTCACCCACCTGTCGGCGACCCCGAACATGGTGGCCCAGGGCAGGTAGCGGGAGAACACGTCGATGCCCTCCTCGAAGCGGATCTGATCGGCCTCGGCGGTGGTCAGATAGAGCTTGAAGCCGTTGATCTGGTCGAGGATCGCGGTGCCCGTGGCGGTGCGGCCCGGCGTCCTGGCGATGCCGATGATCGCCATCACCAGGCCGATGATCGCCACCGGGACGCCGACCAGTCCATAGCCGAAGAAGAGCCCGACGACGGCGATGAGGACGCCCAGGAACAGGACTCCCAGGCCCGCCAGGAAGGCGAGCGCCCGGGCGGTCGACGGGGATTTGCGGTACCAGCCATAGGTGACCATCACCTGATCGAGGGCGCTCTTGGTCTCCGGCAGCGTGGTGTCGTCGTTCTGGGTCCGCATATTCGCGGTGTCGACGGTGGCGCTGCCGTGGAAGAACTTCTGGACGAATGTCTTCTCCCATGGGCGCAGCTCGTCAGGAGAGTTCGGGTTGAGGGTGAAGGTCCAGTCCTTCGTCCGGCCCTTCCTGTCCGTGCCCTTCGGAGTGATCTTCATGTGACCGCGGACCGCCAGGTCGAGCATCGCCGCAGTGACATCGTCGGTGCCGGCCGTCCCGTCGACAAGGGTGCCGGCCTCGGCCGGGGAGACATTCTTCGGCGGCTGGAAGGCCACCGCCACCTGAGGTGAGGACTTGCGGGTGCCGACATCGCCCTGCCCCTGCGGCGGGATGACGCCCGGTGGCACCCCGAGGAACTCCTGGTCTCGCCGGCGGCGCTGGCCGCGGACCGCGAACCATCCGGCGACCAGGGCGGCGATCGCCGTGCCCAGACCCGAGCCGACTCCCAGCCCGAAGGTGTTGCCGGCATGGAACCTCTTGGTGGTACGGGCCTCGGCGGTGCTGTCGAAGGTGCCGGCCGGGAATCCGGCGACCACCTGCAGTGGATCGTCCGCGGGGACCATTCCGGCATCGAAGCTCCCGGTGGAGCCGGAGCTCGTGGCGTCGCACGGGTCCCCGTCATTGAAGCAGGCCACCTTCTTGAGGCCGGTGGGTCCTGTGACGGTCACCTTGGCGCTGTCCATCGGCACGTCGAATCCGTTGAAGACCTGCCAGTTGACCTCGTCCATGCCGCTCTGCGGATTCTTCAAAGAGATGAGCCCGTGCACGGTGAAGGAGATCCGATAGCGCTGAACCCCGGTGAACTCCCGGCCCTCGGAGCCGAGACGGATCATCATGGCGCCGCTCTCATTCTTGGTCTCGACCGTGGCGTCGGCCCCCGACGGACTGGAGGCCCTGATGTCGGAGTAGTCGATCATCCGCCAGTGGTCGGGATCGTCGGTGAGCTTCTGGCGTGTGGAGAAGGTGATGTAAGGGCCGTGCCCCTCGTCGTCGGCGAAGTCGAAGGCCATGTCGAGGGTCACGTGGGCGTCGCCGCTCTTGTCGACCTGGGCCTTGAGGTCATAGCTGGGGATGTTCCAGCTCGACGGGGTGTCGTCATCGGCCCGGGCGGGGACGGTGCCCTGGACGGTCACCGCCGACAGCATCACCAGGACCAGGCAGGCCAGTGCTGCCAGTAGTCGCCGGCCCGGGCGGGCGGAACGCCTCGCCCTTCCAGTGGTGGGCGATTCCGCTGGTCGCAGTGGATTCGGAGGGTGGGGAAGCGGGGCACTGCTCATGCCCCCACAATACGGAATGCCGGGCCACGACTCGACTGTCCAGGCTTCAGCGGTCGGAGACCGAAGGTACTCCCAGCGCCTGTGCCATCTCCGAGCGGAGAGTCGCCAGACTCTCGTCGGCGCCCCGCTTGGCGGCTGCCAGGTCGTCACGGGTCTTCTCGGGGGAGTGATGGACCTCCAGGTAGACCTTGAGCTTGGGCTCGGTGCCTGAGGGGCGCGCCACGACGTGGACGTTGTCGGCGGTCAGCTCGATGGCGTTCTGAGTCGGCAGACCGGATCCGTTGTCCGGATCGGACAGGTCGCGGACGCTCACCGGCTGTCCCAGCAGCTGAGGGGGCGGGGTCTGGCGCAGTCGATCCATGGCGGCGGTGATGAGCGAAAGGTCGGCGACCCGGACGGCCAGCTGGGAGGTGCGGTGCAGTCCGTGCTCCAGCCAGATCTCGTCCAGGCGGCTCCCGATCGAGGAGCCGGCGGCGCGGAGCCGGGCGGCCAGCGACCAGATGATCGACAGGGCGGTGATGCCGTCCTTGTCGGGCACCTTCTCGGGGTCGCAGCAGTAGCCGATGGCCTCCTCGTAGCCGTAGACCAGCCCGGGGACCCGGCCGATCCACTTGAATCCGGTCAGTGTGACAGCGTGCGGGCGTCCGGCCTTCGCGGCCATCCGCGCCAGGCACGTTGAGGAGACCACGGAGTTCGCGTAGACGCCGTCGACGCCGCGGTCCAGGAAATCGGCGCCGATGAGGGTGCCCAGCTCATCGCCGGTGAGCATCCGCCAGGCGCCGTCGACGGGGGCGGCGACGGCGCACCGGTCGGCGTCGGGATCGCTGGCGATCACCACATCGGCGTCGCTGCGCCGGGCCAGGTCGAGGGCGAGGTCCAGCGCCCCCGGCTCCTCGGGGTTGGGGAATCCGACGGTGGGGAAGTCCGGATCGGGGTCCAGCTGCTCGGGGACGCCGGTGAAGGGGCTCAGCCCGGCGCGGTCGACGAGGCGCCGGACGATCCTGGTGCCCACTCCGTGCATGGCGGTGTAGACCCAGTTCAGCTCGGCGGGCGCGTCATCGGGGATCAGGGAGGCTGCCCGGGCGACGTAGGCGTCGATGAGTCCGGAGCCGATGAGTTCGATGTCCTGGCCGCGGGGGATCTCGGAGACCGGACGGGACGCGGCCTTGCTGATCCGGCCGGCGATCTCGGCGTCGGTGGGTGGGATGATCTGGGATCCGTCGCCCAGATACACCTTGTAGCCGTTGTCGGCCGGCGGATTGTGGGAGGCGGTGACCATCACCGCGGCGATGGCTCCGAAATGCCGGATGCCGAAGGCGGTGACCGGGGTGGGGATCGCGGAGTCGGCCAGCAGGGCGTGGAATCCGGCGCCGGCCATGATCTCGGCGGTGTCACGGGCGAAGACGTCTGAGTTGTGCCTGGCGTCGAAGCCGACGACGACGGCCCCGTCGTCGTGGCCGTGATCGTGGAGCCAGGCGGCGAACCCGGCGGCGGCGCGCTGCACGACGACCCGATTCATCCGTGCCGGTCCCGGCCCCAGCGCGGCGCGCAGCCCCGCGGTGCCGAAGGACAACGGGCCCGCGAAGGCCTCGTTGATCCGATCGGCGGCCTCCTGGTCGTCGGTCGCGGCGCGTGCGCGCAGTCCGGCGAGTTCGGCGCGGGTGGCCGGGTCGGGATCCTGGGCGATCCAGTCGTCGACCTCGGCGAGTCGTTGCGCGGACAGCAGTGTCATGGCGTTCCTTCCGGAGATGGGGAGGCGGGGAGCCGTCACAGGGAGACGATCAGCCGGGAGAGCAGGTCGGCCAGCCGGGAGGCCGCCGCCTGCCCGGCCGCCAGCACCTCCTGGTGGTTCAGCGGTTCTGAGGAGATGCCGGCGGCCGGGTTCGTCACCAGGGACAGCCCGAGCAGCTCCATGCCCGCCTGACGTGCGGCGATGGCCTCCAGGACGGTGGACATCCCGACCAGATCCGCACCGAGCAGTCCCGCCATCCTGACCTCTGCCGGAGTCTCGTACTGAGGGCCGTGGAACTGGGCGTAGACGCCGGTGGGGAGGTCCGGCTCCACCTCATGCGCCAGGCCGATGAGGCGCGGGGCCCAGGTCGAGGACATGTCGATGAACGTCGCTCCGCGCAGCGGGGTGGCTCCTGACAGGTTGATGTGGTCCCTGATGGCGACCACGGTGCCGGGCGCCCATTCGCGGTGCAGGCCTCCGCAACCATTGGTGAGCACCATCGTGGTGGCGCCCAGTCGGGCCAGGGTCCGGACCCCGTGCACCACTGGATCCACGCCCCGGCCCTCGTACAGGTGGGTGCGTCCGGTGAGGACGACGGCCGTCCGGCTCGTCCTGGTGCGCACGGCCCGCAACTCTCCGCCGTGCCCGGCGACCACCGGTGCGCTGAATCCGGGCAGGTCTGCCAGCGGCACCGAGCCGAGATGATCGCCGAGACGGTCGGCCCCGGCGGACCATCCTGATCCCAGCACCAGGCCGATATCGGCGCCGTCGATACCCAGCCGGTCCGTGACCGCACGTGCGGCCCGGTCGGCGACGGCCCAGGGGTCGCTGAAGTCCTCGTCAGAGCTCATGCGGCAACTCTATGGCCCCTCGAGCGTGGGCGTCCGGAGACTCTCTCGCGTGACGGCGTACTCAATGTGGCACGGACCCGTCCGGCGGACGCATCGCGAGCCGTCGGCGCCGCTGTGCGCCACATTGGGACCGGAGAAGGCTGGGACCGACCGGAGAGGGATGCCGGGCATGCCAGAATGTCGCCGTGACTTCCATGGTGATCATCGGGGGCGGGCCCGGCGGCTACGAGGCCGCGATGGTGGCGGCCGGATACGGCGTCGATGTGGTTCTGGTGGAGAGACTGCGGGTCGGTGGCGCAGCAGTCCTCACCGACTGCGTACCGTCGAAGACACTCATCGCCACCGCTGAGCTGATGGAGATGATCCGGCGCGCTCCCGAACTCGGGCTGCGCACCCGCGGCTCCTCCGCCCGCCCGGAGGAGGACGTCGAGGTGGACCTGGGGGCCGTGAATGCCAGGGTCGGCCGGTTGGCCGCCGCCCAATGCGATGACATCGCCGCCCGGCTCGATCAGATGGGGGTCAGCGTCGTCACCGGAACGGCTCGGCTCGCCGGGTCCGGAGCGGTCGAGGTGACGACCGGGGGCGAGGTTCGCCGGTTCGAGGCGGATCTGATCCTGGTGGCCACCGGGACCACGCCCAGGGAACTGCCCGGGGCGCCGTGCGACGGTGAGCGGATCCTCAACTGGAAGCAGCTCTACGGACTGTCTGAGCGCCCCGAGCATCTCATCGTCGTCGGTTCCGGGGTGACCGGGGCGGAGTTCGCCTCCGCCTACGACTCCCTCGGCTGCAAGGTCACCCTGGTGTCCTCCCGCGACCAGGTGCTGCCGGGGGAGGATCCCGATGCCGCGGCGGTGCTCCAGAGGGTCTTCGAGGAGCGTGGGATGACTGTCCTGTCGCGGTCGCGGGCGGTATCGGTCACTCGCCGTACAGATGCGGTCGAGGTGGGGCTCTCGGACGGTCGTATCGTGGCGGGTTCGCACTGCCTGATGGCAGTGGGATCGGAACCGAACACGACCGGGATCGGCCTGAAGGAGGCCGGCGTGGGGCTCGACGATCGCGGGCGGATCCG contains these protein-coding regions:
- a CDS encoding type II toxin-antitoxin system VapC family toxin; amino-acid sequence: MTVGYFDTSALVPLMVAETATDRCARAWDAVDLVVTTSLACVETRAALAMAMRMGRLTCEEHATALRAFAARWQDAVIVHPADELLHHAGRLALDHALRGYDAVHCATAVAVASADFVAVSGDRDLLRAWGDLGIHTIDTTM
- a CDS encoding type II toxin-antitoxin system Phd/YefM family antitoxin, producing the protein MNVATVGIRELRDGISRHLAAVREGGEIVVTDHGRPVARIVPIDHESGLDRLIREGIATVPNHPRKRAYPEPTTASGPVSDLIAEQRR
- the metG gene encoding methionine--tRNA ligase; its protein translation is MCANILAAVAWPYANGPRHIGHVSGFGVPSDVFARFMRMSGHDVLMVSGSDCHGTAISVKADQEGLSAQECAEKYHRIIASDLQGLGLSYDLYTHTMTDNHAQVVQEMFRTLYRNGYLVKKAEMGAFEPSTGRTLPDRYIEGTCPHCGYDDARGDQCDNCGRQLDPADLINPRSKTTGAAPDFRETEHFFLDLPELAHALTEWIDTRSDWRPNVLKFSHNLLEELRPRAITRDLDWGIPVPVEGWESDHMKSIYVWFDAVIGYLSASIEWARRSGDPDAWKAFWTGGDEKSYYFMGKDNIVFHSVIWPGILLGVNGQGAKDGRPSQQLGTLDLPTEVVSSEFLTMSGSKVSNSRGATIFVGDFLRDFGPDALRYFIAVAGPENQDTDFTWDEFVRRVNFELANEWGNLVNRSVSMAHKNCGQIPTAGQLTDADRELLDASRSAFDTVGEYLERARFKAAITEAMRIVGLANAYISAQEPWKLKNDPARRDTVLHVALQVVSDCNTLLTPFMPHAAQKVYEAMGGQGVWAAQPEMVEVSENGRSYPVLQGDYTAEKAHWACEPIAVGTPLSKPSPIFRKLDAKLAETGPEWAPIAHD
- a CDS encoding uridine kinase family protein translates to MACTVVLLAGPSGSGKSRLTRQLGVPQLRLDDFYRDGDDPGLPVIRSMVDWDDIASWSLDAAVTALCSLVEHGSARTPRYNLSTSRAEGTRPVITDGSPVILAEGIFAPDLLEPCRRAGLRVLPIWLDRSRDVNFVRRLRRDLHQHRKAPAVLVRRGLALRRSETAIRNRAVALGFQPCGMRRARADIGELLEQVGSRS
- a CDS encoding DUF2207 domain-containing protein, with translation MSSAPLPHPPNPLRPAESPTTGRARRSARPGRRLLAALACLVLVMLSAVTVQGTVPARADDDTPSSWNIPSYDLKAQVDKSGDAHVTLDMAFDFADDEGHGPYITFSTRQKLTDDPDHWRMIDYSDIRASSPSGADATVETKNESGAMMIRLGSEGREFTGVQRYRISFTVHGLISLKNPQSGMDEVNWQVFNGFDVPMDSAKVTVTGPTGLKKVACFNDGDPCDATSSGSTGSFDAGMVPADDPLQVVAGFPAGTFDSTAEARTTKRFHAGNTFGLGVGSGLGTAIAALVAGWFAVRGQRRRRDQEFLGVPPGVIPPQGQGDVGTRKSSPQVAVAFQPPKNVSPAEAGTLVDGTAGTDDVTAAMLDLAVRGHMKITPKGTDRKGRTKDWTFTLNPNSPDELRPWEKTFVQKFFHGSATVDTANMRTQNDDTTLPETKSALDQVMVTYGWYRKSPSTARALAFLAGLGVLFLGVLIAVVGLFFGYGLVGVPVAIIGLVMAIIGIARTPGRTATGTAILDQINGFKLYLTTAEADQIRFEEGIDVFSRYLPWATMFGVADRWVKIFADLQASGRYTGYYGWYGGDINAFNMGFAAGFASSMSDMTSAMSSSMESAATSSTSSSGSGFSGGGGFGGGGGGGW
- a CDS encoding phospho-sugar mutase — its product is MTLLSAQRLAEVDDWIAQDPDPATRAELAGLRARAATDDQEAADRINEAFAGPLSFGTAGLRAALGPGPARMNRVVVQRAAAGFAAWLHDHGHDDGAVVVGFDARHNSDVFARDTAEIMAGAGFHALLADSAIPTPVTAFGIRHFGAIAAVMVTASHNPPADNGYKVYLGDGSQIIPPTDAEIAGRISKAASRPVSEIPRGQDIELIGSGLIDAYVARAASLIPDDAPAELNWVYTAMHGVGTRIVRRLVDRAGLSPFTGVPEQLDPDPDFPTVGFPNPEEPGALDLALDLARRSDADVVIASDPDADRCAVAAPVDGAWRMLTGDELGTLIGADFLDRGVDGVYANSVVSSTCLARMAAKAGRPHAVTLTGFKWIGRVPGLVYGYEEAIGYCCDPEKVPDKDGITALSIIWSLAARLRAAGSSIGSRLDEIWLEHGLHRTSQLAVRVADLSLITAAMDRLRQTPPPQLLGQPVSVRDLSDPDNGSGLPTQNAIELTADNVHVVARPSGTEPKLKVYLEVHHSPEKTRDDLAAAKRGADESLATLRSEMAQALGVPSVSDR
- a CDS encoding purine-nucleoside phosphorylase, with the translated sequence MSSDEDFSDPWAVADRAARAVTDRLGIDGADIGLVLGSGWSAGADRLGDHLGSVPLADLPGFSAPVVAGHGGELRAVRTRTSRTAVVLTGRTHLYEGRGVDPVVHGVRTLARLGATTMVLTNGCGGLHREWAPGTVVAIRDHINLSGATPLRGATFIDMSSTWAPRLIGLAHEVEPDLPTGVYAQFHGPQYETPAEVRMAGLLGADLVGMSTVLEAIAARQAGMELLGLSLVTNPAAGISSEPLNHQEVLAAGQAAASRLADLLSRLIVSL
- a CDS encoding NAD(P)H-quinone dehydrogenase, with amino-acid sequence MTSMVIIGGGPGGYEAAMVAAGYGVDVVLVERLRVGGAAVLTDCVPSKTLIATAELMEMIRRAPELGLRTRGSSARPEEDVEVDLGAVNARVGRLAAAQCDDIAARLDQMGVSVVTGTARLAGSGAVEVTTGGEVRRFEADLILVATGTTPRELPGAPCDGERILNWKQLYGLSERPEHLIVVGSGVTGAEFASAYDSLGCKVTLVSSRDQVLPGEDPDAAAVLQRVFEERGMTVLSRSRAVSVTRRTDAVEVGLSDGRIVAGSHCLMAVGSEPNTTGIGLKEAGVGLDDRGRIRVDGVSRTSVPGIYAAGDCTGVLALASVAAMQGRIAIWHALGRAVQPLDLRLVASNVFTSPEIATVGVGQRSVDSGEVEARSVTVPLPRNPRAKMQGITDGFVKLFCRPATGNIIGGVVVAPHASELIHPVSIAVAERIPVDAFQHDFTVYPSISGSVSEAARLLAGGLG